The Medicago truncatula cultivar Jemalong A17 chromosome 7, MtrunA17r5.0-ANR, whole genome shotgun sequence genome includes the window tttactCTAAGAACAATTTTGATgtaatatttaatacaaaattttcaaCTTAGAAcggaaacaattttttattatttatggtAAAATTGCATCAACTGTCCTCTATATAATGTGTTTATATCGgcttggtcctttaagttttttcccTGCCATGCAAATTTTGAGAATTAAAGGACCGTTTTGAGAAAAAGACAACATAAAGGATCAATCTGATACAAGCGCGTAACTTAATGGACGGCAAATGCAATTTTTCCTATTATGTTTAGTCAGACCGAAGTTTAAAGACAATGAAAACGATGTTACAATTAAACACTACCAGCAATATGGAAAAGTATATGATGTACTTACGCACAAATAGCATGTCCAACTTCATGGTAAGCCACCAAAATTTTGCACTTGCCATCTGTCATCGTGGTTCCTTCCATGCCTGCGACAATTCGATCAATAGAGTCGTCGATTTCTTTCATTGTGATCTTCTCTTTTTGCCTTCGACCAGCTAGAATGGCTGCTTCATTCATGAGGTTTGCCAGGTCCGCACCGCTGAATCCTGGAGTTCTCATGGCAATGACACCGAGTGAGATATCTTTGTCAAGCTTCTTGTTGTTACTATGAACTTTCAATATTTCTTCCCTCCCTCTAATGTCTGGTAATCCAACAGTTACCTATTGTAACAATCACAAAATTATTGTTAGAATAGTAAATGCGGTTCTAAAGTAAGAAGATGAACACACGAGAATAAAAGGATTGATCTTGAGTTCGACGCCTATGTATCAAACAGCATAGTAGCTCCTGTACTTTTCTATTGTGCAGTAAATTAGGGTTTAAGGGTAAAAAGCTTCATTTAAGTACCATGATTTAAATTGCTACAGCAAAGCGTAAAAAGCTTCGTAAAAAGCGTAAAAATCTTTGTGATGTCTACAATAACATCGCAAACGCAAACTGCAATTTCAACTGGATTGTCCATATTTTCCTGCATTTTACTAGAATATAAAGGTTTGCAAAGTAACCGCGACCACAATTTAAATACCACGGTCCGCTATGCACTAGTTTCTGCACATGAAGCCCGAACAtagacaccggacacgacacagaCACGTCAACACcagtaataatttaagaaagtgAACCAATCATATAACCACATGTCTGAGTGTCACATACCAGACACACCTGCAATCAAAAGTGTTGGCGCTACACTTTCAACCCAGTTATATCGGCTAATATGAGTCATACTTATCAATATTTCATCTATTTATCTGCTAGATTTAAACTTGAACTATATAaaggatttaaaaaaattagcagGTAAATTTACCTGTCTATCAAACCTCCCAGGTCTAAGCAAAGCCGAATCAAGAATTTCAGGTCTATTAGTAGCAGCAATAACTATAACACCAGTATTACTATTAAAACCATCCATTTCAGTCAACAACTGATTCAATGTTTGTTCTCTTTCATCATTCCCTCCACCAATACCAGTACCTCTCTGTCTCCCTACAGCATCTAtctcatcaataaataccaaaCAAGGTGAATTTTCTTTTGCCTTATTAAACAAATCTCTCACTCTTGAAGCACCAACACCGACAAACATCTCGATGAACTCTGAACCAGATAGAGAAAAGAATGGAACTTTTGCTTCTCCTGCAATTGCTTTTGCTAACAATGTCTTTCCTGTCCCTGGTGGCCCTACTAATAGAACTCCTTTTGGAATTTTTGCTCCCACTGATGAGAATTTCTCAGGGGTTTTTAAGAACTCAACTATCTCTTGGAAATCTTGTTTAGCTTCATCAACTCCTGCTATGTCCTCAAATGTCACTCCTGTGTTTGGTTCCATCTCAAATTTTGCCTTGCTCCTAAAGTAAAAGgtaatgaaaacaaaacaatattaagAAACTGAAGGCAGTCTTAGATAGTAGTAACTGCAAGTACGGCTGCAATGGAAAGTTTCTGTGACCGTATCAGGACTGCAATCTTTCATGATATCAAGAATCACGATGTAGTCTCAATCGTgaccacaatttaaaacaatGAAGGAAATTACTTGGAAAcaatttggattgatttatttgaacttatctactgacataagcacGTGTCAAtttgtttgagagagcttatgaaaataggtTACGACATGTCCTTTAGTTTTTTCTATTTCCATAAGCTCCCCGGAATCCaaattagcttataaaaacaatttatagttGATATGAAAAGAGTTtgcctttattttatcttttgttatagaaatagtctATACATCAACACTAATctaataagtgcttaattaaccTTTTTATTCAAACAAATCATAACAACTAACTCATTACTTAGAGAATAATTTTTATGTACTATCAGTGTAAAACTTTCTATAGCGTCAACCGATCACAAACCATCACATTTGTCTGACTTTTAATTTGATATAATGGAAGTCAAACTTTTACATGATCGAACAATTATGATCGACTGACAGTATAAAAAATCTTTACACTGTCGGTGCATATACGGAATTAAATCCTTATAGTTATATGGAAGTTTCACGTGCTACAATTCATACCTTCCTAATCCAAATGGCAAGTTAGGGCCACCAACAGAATTATTTCTAGATGTCCTAAGGAGTAAAGTACCAAGCAATATCAAAGGAAATGCCAAATTTCCCAAAAGATCAAGTATTGCAACTCCCCAATTTGTATCCATAGGATAAACACCAAAGTcaatatttttatctttcattttccTAAGTAACTCTTGAGGCAACCCTGGTAACTGAATTTTAACCCTTTGGAATTTATCCAAAGTTGTATTATATATCTCAGCAATAGCAACTGTTCCATTCTCTAACAAGTCCACTTTCTTAACAACACCTTCATCCAAGTATTGCAAGAATCTTGAGTATGAGATTCTATTTGAGGTTGAATCAATTGGGCTCTCAGGCTCAGCTTTTGTGGGCTTAACAACACAAGATGAGCCCAATCCAATCACACTTGATGTCAATAGCTTCCTCTTTGTGACCTTGGTGCCTAACAAAGTTGGTGTTTCTTTGTTGTTGGATTTTGTATGGTTGGTGTCTTTGTAAATGTTTTGAGGCTTGAAGATTAATGTGGAAGGCATTGAGAGGGATAGAGTAGAAGACATTTTCTAACTTATTTGATGTTATACAAGAGTATGGTTTTGtgattacactttttttttagttagtaACTTAAGAAGTGTGCAAAAATTGATTCAGATGAAAAAGTTAAGTTAGTTTAAAAAGAGAGTCAGAAACATAAGAAACTTCTGGTGCCTTCAATTTGGAATTTTCTTAgtatgatttttgttattttgtcttGTTTTTTGTTCATGAAGGGTCTTGTATGTTCCTCTTTCTAAAGatcctttgttttattttctttgattgttTTGAAAAGGGGGATCAATGGATATGATTGTTCCATGCAAAAAGCAAACAATGGAGAGAGTTGTAAATGATATCATCAACACAAGTTATAACCACACACTTGGAAGAAGTTGATGGGGAACacattgttatgttgttattttcCGTTTGACTTGCAAAGAAAGATGCTGAAATTATGAATGGATATGATTTGACTTGGCATTTTCTAGAGAATGAATTGGGTTAACAAAGACATTAGCTACTCATATTTGTTTAACAAAAATGTTGGTTGACACTTATATTTCTCCTACCTCGTTATACATATGATATGACATTTTAGTAGAAGAAACAATGAATGAGAGTGTTAGAAAGTCTCTAATAGGGAGGCATTTAGATAATAAGGACATCAACTTGTTAAAGAtctttattaaagaaaaaaaatactatttattagTTACCATCAATTATATAAAGATTCTCTCTCCTCAACAACCAACGAGTCTCACaatcaaaagaataaataaaatatgtataatttgtctatctttaatttttcttattcttttaaaTACACACATAAATGACACAATTCATATGCACATGGTGGGACCTATTTAAGAACTGTCCGTTGGAGTCTTTATTTAGGTATTATCATTGGAGtgatttgattattaataagtacttttattaaaataattgtaaataaATGTGTGTACACGTGTGGTCCATTTAAAAGATTCTTATTAGTTTACTATCATTGTAGATACTATTAGGTGGGGTGGTAAGGGTCACATGGCCATGTTTCACATTTGTGTGTGATGCTAGAAGATGTGTGTGCCACCTATAATGATCAAAGTATCACCATTCTTTGTTTAATTACAACAAGgtgtaattaaattaatattagaaacactttattttcctttaaaaaaaattgttgtagaAAAACTATTTCATGTAAGAATTTTGGAGCACCCCTTCCTTATAAATATGTTCGACCATCTTGCCCATTCGCCTTCCTTCCATTATGCCTTGATATAATTCTCGACTTCACAACACCAATTTCGCCCaattcaaataattttgtttccatCACCTTCTCTTTGTCGTCTCTGCACCCcctgttttgtttaattttctcAATGGATATTTGGAAATCCTACTCCCCAAGCCACCTATGAAAATTGATATTCACACTTCTAACAAGGCTGAAACACAACAGAAAAAGACGTAAATgtccatcggcagttaactgccaccAGTTAAAATCCATCGATAGTTAACAGTCGATGAGGTTATATTGGTACTGGTGTTTCCTAGCATTGAGTGAAGTGTGAACAACATTCTTCGCCACCTATTTTATGGCCATAAAATTGGCCCAAAAATAGCAAGGGGAATATGGGCCTTTGCAAGAATAAGCCCAACCCTCTCTATATTattttctcccaaaaaaatcagACCCGCATGTGCTCCTTCCCCAAGTCAGACATGTGAACAACACCCACACCCCACAAAGTTGCGTGAAACATACCTCCTTCCCTCACATCACATGTTGTAGACACCTcataggtcttctccctctgcTCAACTTCTCTTTCTTGTGCCAGCTTTTGCACTATAATTGGCACTGTTGTCAACCTAGGACCCCATTCGCCCCTCTTTTCCTGATCAtccagaaaattattttttccctCCTTCCCATTTGTACCCAAATTGTAAATTGACCTATCCTCTAGTCTACACCCGCTATTCTGAACTTGTA containing:
- the LOC11414171 gene encoding ATP-dependent zinc metalloprotease FTSH 6, chloroplastic; this translates as MSSTLSLSMPSTLIFKPQNIYKDTNHTKSNNKETPTLLGTKVTKRKLLTSSVIGLGSSCVVKPTKAEPESPIDSTSNRISYSRFLQYLDEGVVKKVDLLENGTVAIAEIYNTTLDKFQRVKIQLPGLPQELLRKMKDKNIDFGVYPMDTNWGVAILDLLGNLAFPLILLGTLLLRTSRNNSVGGPNLPFGLGRSKAKFEMEPNTGVTFEDIAGVDEAKQDFQEIVEFLKTPEKFSSVGAKIPKGVLLVGPPGTGKTLLAKAIAGEAKVPFFSLSGSEFIEMFVGVGASRVRDLFNKAKENSPCLVFIDEIDAVGRQRGTGIGGGNDEREQTLNQLLTEMDGFNSNTGVIVIAATNRPEILDSALLRPGRFDRQVTVGLPDIRGREEILKVHSNNKKLDKDISLGVIAMRTPGFSGADLANLMNEAAILAGRRQKEKITMKEIDDSIDRIVAGMEGTTMTDGKCKILVAYHEVGHAICATLTPGHDPVQKVTLVPRGQAKGLTWFIPSDDPFLISKNQLFARIVGGLGGRAAEEVIFGETEITTGAAGDLQQITQIARQMVTTYGMSEIGPWTLIDPSVQSSDVVLRMLARNSMSEKLAEDIDNSVRHIIETAYEVAKNHIKNNRDAIDKLVDVLLENETLSGDEFKSILSEFIDISSIKIDRTSIREMIEA